GCGTGTTCGTCGAGCGCGACCGTACCGCGATCGAGGCACTGCGCGCCAATATCGCCAGGCTGGGCGCGGATGCCGAGGTGCGCCCGGTCGCGGCCGAGGGGTTCGCCGGCGGGCCGTTCGATCTTGTGTTGGTCGATCCGCCCTACGGCACCGGCCTGGGGCAGAAGATACTCCCGAAGATCGGCCTCGCGCCTGGCGGCTGGGCCAGCATCGAGACCGCGAAGACCGAAGAGGTCGCCGTGCCGGGCTTCACCGTGGAAGCCGAGCGGGTGCATGGCAAGGCCCGCATCACGCTGCTCCGCGCGGAAAGCTGAGCGGCTCAGGCCGCGGCCGCCTGAACCCGGGAGCGCGCCGCCGCCGCGACCGATGGCGCAGTCGATTCGAGCAGAGCGAGGCCGTTGACGATCGCCAGCATCATCGCGGCGGCGCTGCGCGAGGCGGTGCCGGCCGGGAAATGGACGCTGCGCACGATCCAGTCGGTCCAGCCTTCGGCGATCTTCGACGCCGCGCGCGCATGAAGGGCGTCGCCGCGCGTCGCGCGGGCCGCGACCTCGAACCACAGTTCGACGAAAGGCCGCGCTTCGGGCTTCGCCATCAGCGCGAGGGTGTGGCCCACCATCAGATGCGGCGGGATGCGGACATTGCGGGTGCTGTCGGCCAGATAGGCGGCGAAGCGATGGGCGACGCAGCCCAGCACATCGTCGAGCAGCGCCGCCTTCGTCCCGAAATAATAGAGCAGCATGCGATCACTGGTGCCGAGCTTTGCCGCCGCCGGGCGCAGCGACAGTGCATCGAGCCCGCCCTGCAGGGCAAGGTCGGCCAGCGCTTCGGTAAGCCCGGCGCGCCTGGCGCCGCGAGCCGTAGATATTTCCATGTGCGAATCCCCCGATTGCCCGAGGCAATGTAGCAGACGCTACAGGCTCGTGCACGGCGGGAATCGTGAACTTTTGTGTCGAACCGGGGCGAATTCCTGCTTTTTCGACCTAGCCAATCTGCCGGGTGCGGGATTCGGGCGCCGCGCCGACAATCATCACGAGAGGAGAATGACATGGCGCGAATCGAACTTCCGGACGGCAACGAACCCGATCGGGCCCGGATGTGGCAGATGATCGCGCCCGACATCGGCACGGCGGCGGAGCGCTTCAGCGAGGCGATCCAGCGTGAGTCGATCGTCCCCGTGCCGGAGCATGAGGCGGCGCGCATTCGCATCGCCCACATCAACGGCTGCGAGCCCTGCTCCGACGCGCGCATCGCCGACATGGATGCCTTCGGGCTCGACGAGGCCTTCTACAATGACGTCGACGATCCCGCGCTGCGCCACCGTTATGCCCCCCGTGTCCGCCTCGCCATCGGCTTTGCCGAGCGCTTCGCGGAAGGGGCGCAGGCCTTCGACGACGCCTTCTGGGCCGAACTGCGCAAAGGCTTCAGCGATGCCGAGATCATCGACCTCGCCGCCTCCTGCGCCAAATGGCTCGGCCTCGGCCGGATCAACGCGGTGCTCGATCTCAGCGTCGCCTGCCCGATCCGTATCACCCCATCGCGCAACGCCCGCCCGATCGCCGCGGCATGAGCCCAGGGGAGCTGGCCGATTGTGCCGCGCTGACCGACCTGGTCCATCGCTACGCCGCGACGATCGACGATCGCGATCTCGACGGGCTGGCGGCCTGCTTCGCGGAAGGGGCCGTCGCCGACTATGACGGCGGCACCCGGCTGGAGGGCCGCGCCGCGATCCGCGCCTTCATGGATCGGGCGTTTCGCGAGGGGATCGGCATGGCGACCCCCTCGACCCATATGATGAGCAACATACTGATCAGCGTCGATGGCGACGAAGCCGTGATCCGCACCAGCGCGATCGCCTGCCTCACCAACCGGCCCGGCTTCGTCACGGTGCGCGGCCTGCGCTATATCGACCGCTGCGTGAAGGAGGCGGGCCGCTGGCGCTTCGCCCATCGCCGCCATGTCTGCGACTGGCAGTTCGATGCCCCGGCGGGCACCATCGCCTCGGGCGTCAGCGCTTCCGCAGCAGCAGGCTGAGGTTGTTCGCCGGCATCGGGTGGACCGCCTCAAGCGCGAGCCCGTGGCTTTCGGCCAGCGCGGCGACCTCCTCCACCCGGCGCAATCCCCAGCGCGGATCGCGGCTCTTCAGGCTTGCGTCGAAGGCAAGGTTGCTGGGCGCGGTCTCGACCCCTTGCTGAAGATGGGGACCGTAGAGAAACAGCGGCGCGCTACAGGCGAGCAGACGGCCCGCGCCCGCCATCAGCCCCATCGTCGCTTCCCACGGGCTGATATGCACCATGTTGATGCACAGCATCGCGTCGGCGCGCTCGATCGGCCAGTTGGAGGCGCTGGCGTCGAGCAGCAGCGGCGGGCGCAGGTTGGGCAGGCGTGCGGTCTCCGCCCAAGCGCGGATCGACGCGAGGGCGGAGGGATCGGGATCGCTGGGGATCCATTGCAGCGTCGGGAAGATCCCGGCGAAATGAATCGCATGCTCGCCGGTGCCGCTCGCCACTTCGAGGACGGTGCCGGTCGCGGGCAGGACGTTCCGCAGGATGGCGGCGATCGGCTCGCGGTTCCGCTCGGTGGCGGGGGCGTGGCGGCGGGCGTCGGGCATCAATTGCTCCTGTTCCTCCCCGCGCTTCGCGCGGAGAGGAAGCTGGTTACTCCGCGGCTTCGGGCAGCGGCTCGTCCTTCCATACCAGCACGGGCTTCCGCGCAGCAGCGGTCTCGTCGAGGCGGCGGCGGGGGGCCATGGCGGGCGCGGCCTTGAGCGCGGCATCGCCGGCCTTTGCCCGCTCGGCCACCGAGCGCAGCGCGCCGACGAACTGGTCCAGCGTAGCCTTGCCCTCGGTCTCGGTCGGCTCGATCAGCATCGCGCCATGGACGACCAGCGGGAAATACATGGTCATCGGGTGGAAGCCCTCGTCGATCAGGCCCTTGGCGATGTCCAATGTGGTGAAGCCCGGCGCCAGCCCATCGTCGCTGAACAGCGCCTCGTGCATGCAGGGCCCGCTCGCGCCGAACGGTGCGTCGAGCAGGCCGTCGAGGCTACGCAGCACATAGTTGGCGTTGAGCACCGCATCCTCGGCGACCTGGCGGAGGCCGTCGGCGCCATGGCTGAGGATATAGGTGAGCGCGCGGGTGAACATGCCCATCTGGCCGTTGAACGCGGCCATGCGGCCGAAGCTGCCGGGATGGTCCTCTCCGGCGGTCTCCTCCTCGATCAGCTTGAAGCTGCCATCGCCCTGCTTCGCGACGAAGGGCAGCGGGGCATAGGGAGACAGCGCTTCCGACAGCACCACCGGGCCCGAGCCGGGACCGCCGCCGCCATGTGGGGTGGAGAAGGTCTTGTGCAGGTTGATGTGCATCGCATCGATGCCGAGATCGCCGGGGCGGACGCGCCCTACGATCGCGTTGAAATTGGCGCCGTCGCAATAGACATAGCCGCCCGCCGCGTGGACCGCGTCCGAGATGCGCTTCATGTCGCGCTCGAACAGGCCGCAGGTGTTGGGGTTGGTGATCATCACCCCGGCGACGTCGGGCCCCAACCGTGCGGTGAGCGCGTCGAGATCGACCCGGCCGTCGGCGGTGGCGGGGATGTTCTCCACCTTGTAGCCGCAGAAGGCGGCGGTCGCCGGGTTGGTGCCATGCGCCGATTCGGGGACCAGTATCACCGAACGGTCGCTGCCCGCCGCATCATGCGCGGCGCGGATCGCCAGCAGCCCGCACAGCTCGCCATGCGCGCCCGCCTTGGGGCTCATCGCGACGGCGTGCATCCCGGTCAGCGTGACCAGCCAGTGCGCCAGCTCGTCGATCACGGCCAGCGCGCCCTGCACCGTGTCGACCGGGGCGAGCGGGTGGATGTCGGCGAAGCCGGGCAGACGCGCCATCTTCTCGTTGAGGCGCGGATTATGCTTCATCGTGCATGATCCGAGCGGGAAGAGGCCGAGGTCGATCGCATAATTCTGCCGGCTGAGGCGGGTATAGTGGCGCACCGCCTCCGGCTCGGGCAGGCCGGGCAGGCCGATCGCGCGGTGGCGCTCCAGCCCGCCGAGGCGGTTCGCCGCGGCGGGGGCCTCGGCGATGTCGACGCCGGTGCGCGCATAATCGTCGCGCTCGAAGATCAGCGCTTCCTCCAGCATCAGCGCGCGGTTGCCGGTGAAGGTGGCGGGCGCCTCGGCGGCGGCGGTGGTTTCCGCCGAAATCTCGGGGCGGGTGACCCGGCCCTCGCTGTTCATGCTCATGCCGCGATCTCCGCTTCGAGGGCCTGGGCCAGGGCTTCGACATCCTCTCCGGTCACCGTCTCGGTGACGGCGACGACGAGGCCATTGGCGAGGGTGGGCTCACCCGGATAGAGCCGGCCGAGCGAGACGCCGCCGAGAATGCCCTTGTCGGCCAGCGAGCGGACGACGGGCCGCGCCTCGACCGGCAGCTTCAGGGTGAACTCGTTGAAGAAGGCGGTGTTGAGCAGTTCGACCCCGGGCAGCTTCGCCAGCCGGTCGGCCGCCGCCACCGCATTGGCATGGTTGAGCGTGGCGAGACGGCGCAGGCCGGTCTCGCCCAGCAGGGTCAGGTGGATCGAGAAGGCGAGCGCGCAGAGCCCGGCATTGGTGCAGATGTTCGAAGTCGCCTTTTCGCGGCGGATATGCTGCTCGCGGGTCGAGAGGGTCAGCACGAAGCCGCGCTGGCCGTCGGCGTCGGTGGTGACGCCGGCGAGGCGGCCCGGCATCTGGCGGACATATTTCTCGGCACAGGCGAACAGGCCGACATAGGGGCCGCCAAAATTGAGGCCGACGCCGATCGACTGGCCTTCGCCGACGACGATGTCGGCGCCCATCTCGCCGGGGCTCCGGACAGCGCCCAGTGCCACCGGCTCGGTGACCACCGCGATCAGCAGCGCGCCCTTCTCGTGGCAGCGGGCTGCCAGTTCGGAGAGGTCGGCGACATGGCCGAGGATATTGGGGTTCTGGACGACGACACAGCTCGTCTCGCCGTCGATCGCGTCGAGCAGCCGGGCCATGTCGTCGCCGGGCGCGCCAGGGGTCAGGCTCGGCGCGGCGCTGTCGAGCTGGTCGCCGGTGAAGCGCGCCATCGTCTTCGCCAGCGACACATAATGCGGATGGAGGCCGGCCGAGAGGATCGCCTTGGCCCGCTTGGTGACGCGGCGGGCCATGGTGATCGCCTCCCAGCAGGCGGTCGAACCATCATACATCGAGGCGTTGGCGACGTCGCAGCCGAACAGACGGGCTACCTGGGTCTGGAATTCGAACAGCGCCTGCAAGGTCCCCTGCGCGATCTCGGGCTGATAGGGGGTGTAGCTGGTCAGGAACTCGCCGCGCTGGATCAGATGATCGACGCTGGCGGGCACATGATGCTTATACGCCCCGCAACCCAGGAAGAAGGGCGCCTCCCCGGCCGAAAGGTTCCGGCGGGCGAGCTTCGACATGTGCCGTTCGACGGCCAGTTCAGACGCATGGGGGGCGAGCCCGGCGATCGGGCCGGACAGCCGGGCTTCGGCGGGCACGTCGACGAACAGGTCGTCGATCGATCCGGCGCCGATGGTGGCGAGCATCGCCTGACGGTCGCTGTCGGTAAGGGGGAGGTAGCGCATTCCGTTTACTCCCCCCTCCCCTTGAGGGGAGGGGCCGGGGGTGGGGCCTCGATGCTGGGGGTGCGCTCGCGAAGAAGCCCCACCCCCAGCCCCTCCCCTGAAGGGGAGGGGGGAAGAGGGTTACAGTCCGTCGCAGAACGCCTTGTAGGCCGCGGCGTCCATCAGGCCCTCCAGTTCGGAGGGATCGGCAAGCGCCAGCTTGAAGAACCAGCCCTCGCCTTCGGGCGCGCTGTTGACCAGAGCGGGGTCCGCCTCCAGCGCGGCATTGGCTTCGCTCACCGTGCCGGTGACGGGGGCGAATACGTCGGAAGCGGCCTTGACCGATTCGACCACCGCCGCCTCGCCGCCCTTGGCGACGTTGGCGCCCGTAGCGGGCAGCTCGACGAAGACGATGTCGCCCAGCTGCGCCTGCGCATAATCGGTGATGCCGACGGTGGCGGTGCCGCCTTCGACGGAAATCCATTCATGGTCTTCGGTATAGTAGGTCGTCATGGGGTCAGCTCCCTTGGCGGACGTAACGATGGGGGACGAAAGGCATCGGAGCGACGGTCGCGTCGAGGCGCTTGCCCCGGACCTCGATCTGGAGCGGGCGGTTGAGCGTGGCGCTCGCGGCGGCGACATAGCCCATTGCGATCGGCACCTGCAGCGACGGCGAGAAGCCGCCCGAGGTGACGGTGCCGACCTGATCGTCGCCATCGAAGATGGCCGCGCCCTCGCGTGCGGGCAGGCGCCCCGCCAGGATCAGGCCGATCCGCTTGCGGGATGCTCCTTCGTTAAAATGGCGGACGGTGCGGGTGGCGCCGGGAAAGCCGCCTTCGGCGCGGCGGCGCTTGGGCACCGCGAAGCCGAGGCCCGCCTCGGCGGCGTCGGTGGTGGTGTCGAGATCGTGCCCGTAGAGCGGCAGCCCCGCTTCCAGCCGCAGCGAATCGCGCGCGCCCAAGCCGATCGGCCTGACCTCGGGCTGCGCGGCGATCAGCGCGGCGACCTGCTCCGCGTCGGCGGCGGGCAGCGAAATCTCGAAGCCGTCCTCGCCGGTATAGCCCGAACGGCTGACCCAGACCGGCACCCCGGCGATCTCGAACGCGCCGGCGGTCATGAACACCAGCATGTCCACGCCGGGACAGATCCGCGCCAGCGCATCGACCGCCTTCGGGCCCTGCAGCGCCAGCAGCGCCTGGTCGTCGAGATGGTTGAGGATCAGCTCCTCGGGCAGATATTCGTGGAGATGGGCAATGTCGTCGGCCTTGGTGGCGCCGTTGACGACCAGGTAGAAATCGCCGGTGCGGCGCGTGACCATCAGGTCGTCGAGAATGCCGCCTTCATCGTCGAGCAGCAGCGAATAGCGCATCCGGTCGACGCCGAGGCCGGTGAAATCGCCCGGCATCAGCGCCTCCAGCGCCGTGTCGACGCCATCGGTGCCGTGCTCGCCGCGGATCAGCAGCTGGCCCATGTGCGAAACATCGAACAGCCCGGCGGATTCGCGGGCCCACAGATGTTCGGCGATGATGCCTTCATATTGGATTGGCATCGAATAGCCGGCGAAGGGCACCATGCGCGCGCCCTGGGCGTGGTGCCAGCGGTCCAGCGGCAGGGTCTGGATGATCTCTTCGGGTTCGGCGTCGTCGCTCATGTCGGTTCTCCGTGACGGTCCCACGAACGCCGGGCGTGATGCGCCCGTCGGTCATGGCCCCCTCTGTCACGGAACCTGAGAGCTTTCGCCGGACCTGAGACGGCCCGGCTTACCCCTTCGGTGGGATGACGGCCGAAGCCCCCATCCGCTTTCCAGAGTGCCGATTCCGGCCATGCGGTCCTTGGACCTGAGAGATTCCGGGGCGGTTGCTCCTTCGGCGGTCCGGTCGGGCCGGACACTCTCCCGCATGGCCGCACCGGTTGCCCGGCGACGACGGGATCAGCCTTGGCGCGCGTCGCCGCCCAAGTCAACGGCCGATGTGGCGGTGCAGCGAACCATCCACAGCTTTCCCCATTGCCCTGGGGGCAGGGGAATTATCGCGCCGCGTTGTAGGCCAGCTGGCTCTCGGTGAGCTGAAAGCCGACCAGCAGCTCGAAATTGGCCTTGTTGACCGCGTCGCGCACCGCGGGCTCGTTCA
The sequence above is drawn from the Rhizorhabdus dicambivorans genome and encodes:
- the rsmD gene encoding 16S rRNA (guanine(966)-N(2))-methyltransferase RsmD — translated: MRIIAGQWRGRPLLAPEGQATRPTADRTREALFSMLTSRLGSFEGLKVADICAGTGALGLEALSRGAAHCVFVERDRTAIEALRANIARLGADAEVRPVAAEGFAGGPFDLVLVDPPYGTGLGQKILPKIGLAPGGWASIETAKTEEVAVPGFTVEAERVHGKARITLLRAES
- a CDS encoding TetR family transcriptional regulator; its protein translation is MEISTARGARRAGLTEALADLALQGGLDALSLRPAAAKLGTSDRMLLYYFGTKAALLDDVLGCVAHRFAAYLADSTRNVRIPPHLMVGHTLALMAKPEARPFVELWFEVAARATRGDALHARAASKIAEGWTDWIVRSVHFPAGTASRSAAAMMLAIVNGLALLESTAPSVAAAARSRVQAAAA
- a CDS encoding carboxymuconolactone decarboxylase family protein produces the protein MARIELPDGNEPDRARMWQMIAPDIGTAAERFSEAIQRESIVPVPEHEAARIRIAHINGCEPCSDARIADMDAFGLDEAFYNDVDDPALRHRYAPRVRLAIGFAERFAEGAQAFDDAFWAELRKGFSDAEIIDLAASCAKWLGLGRINAVLDLSVACPIRITPSRNARPIAAA
- a CDS encoding nuclear transport factor 2 family protein, with the protein product MSPGELADCAALTDLVHRYAATIDDRDLDGLAACFAEGAVADYDGGTRLEGRAAIRAFMDRAFREGIGMATPSTHMMSNILISVDGDEAVIRTSAIACLTNRPGFVTVRGLRYIDRCVKEAGRWRFAHRRHVCDWQFDAPAGTIASGVSASAAAG
- a CDS encoding DUF938 domain-containing protein; this translates as MPDARRHAPATERNREPIAAILRNVLPATGTVLEVASGTGEHAIHFAGIFPTLQWIPSDPDPSALASIRAWAETARLPNLRPPLLLDASASNWPIERADAMLCINMVHISPWEATMGLMAGAGRLLACSAPLFLYGPHLQQGVETAPSNLAFDASLKSRDPRWGLRRVEEVAALAESHGLALEAVHPMPANNLSLLLRKR
- the gcvPB gene encoding aminomethyl-transferring glycine dehydrogenase subunit GcvPB: MSMNSEGRVTRPEISAETTAAAEAPATFTGNRALMLEEALIFERDDYARTGVDIAEAPAAANRLGGLERHRAIGLPGLPEPEAVRHYTRLSRQNYAIDLGLFPLGSCTMKHNPRLNEKMARLPGFADIHPLAPVDTVQGALAVIDELAHWLVTLTGMHAVAMSPKAGAHGELCGLLAIRAAHDAAGSDRSVILVPESAHGTNPATAAFCGYKVENIPATADGRVDLDALTARLGPDVAGVMITNPNTCGLFERDMKRISDAVHAAGGYVYCDGANFNAIVGRVRPGDLGIDAMHINLHKTFSTPHGGGGPGSGPVVLSEALSPYAPLPFVAKQGDGSFKLIEEETAGEDHPGSFGRMAAFNGQMGMFTRALTYILSHGADGLRQVAEDAVLNANYVLRSLDGLLDAPFGASGPCMHEALFSDDGLAPGFTTLDIAKGLIDEGFHPMTMYFPLVVHGAMLIEPTETEGKATLDQFVGALRSVAERAKAGDAALKAAPAMAPRRRLDETAAARKPVLVWKDEPLPEAAE
- the gcvPA gene encoding aminomethyl-transferring glycine dehydrogenase subunit GcvPA, encoding MRYLPLTDSDRQAMLATIGAGSIDDLFVDVPAEARLSGPIAGLAPHASELAVERHMSKLARRNLSAGEAPFFLGCGAYKHHVPASVDHLIQRGEFLTSYTPYQPEIAQGTLQALFEFQTQVARLFGCDVANASMYDGSTACWEAITMARRVTKRAKAILSAGLHPHYVSLAKTMARFTGDQLDSAAPSLTPGAPGDDMARLLDAIDGETSCVVVQNPNILGHVADLSELAARCHEKGALLIAVVTEPVALGAVRSPGEMGADIVVGEGQSIGVGLNFGGPYVGLFACAEKYVRQMPGRLAGVTTDADGQRGFVLTLSTREQHIRREKATSNICTNAGLCALAFSIHLTLLGETGLRRLATLNHANAVAAADRLAKLPGVELLNTAFFNEFTLKLPVEARPVVRSLADKGILGGVSLGRLYPGEPTLANGLVVAVTETVTGEDVEALAQALEAEIAA
- the gcvH gene encoding glycine cleavage system protein GcvH → MTTYYTEDHEWISVEGGTATVGITDYAQAQLGDIVFVELPATGANVAKGGEAAVVESVKAASDVFAPVTGTVSEANAALEADPALVNSAPEGEGWFFKLALADPSELEGLMDAAAYKAFCDGL
- the gcvT gene encoding glycine cleavage system aminomethyltransferase GcvT, with product MSDDAEPEEIIQTLPLDRWHHAQGARMVPFAGYSMPIQYEGIIAEHLWARESAGLFDVSHMGQLLIRGEHGTDGVDTALEALMPGDFTGLGVDRMRYSLLLDDEGGILDDLMVTRRTGDFYLVVNGATKADDIAHLHEYLPEELILNHLDDQALLALQGPKAVDALARICPGVDMLVFMTAGAFEIAGVPVWVSRSGYTGEDGFEISLPAADAEQVAALIAAQPEVRPIGLGARDSLRLEAGLPLYGHDLDTTTDAAEAGLGFAVPKRRRAEGGFPGATRTVRHFNEGASRKRIGLILAGRLPAREGAAIFDGDDQVGTVTSGGFSPSLQVPIAMGYVAAASATLNRPLQIEVRGKRLDATVAPMPFVPHRYVRQGS